A genomic segment from Candidatus Caldatribacterium sp. encodes:
- a CDS encoding amino acid ABC transporter ATP-binding protein: MSEWAVEVRNLNKYFGRHHVLKDITFRVRFGEVVSIIGASGSGKSTLLRCLNGLEPVQSGEIFIDGVCITQNRVDLSKIRQSIGMIFQSFNLFPHMTALENITLAPQKVKKIPRAEAERIALELLRKVGLEEKAYAYPAELSGGQKQRVAIARSLAMNPKVMMFDEPTSALDPETVKDVLDVMKELAREGMTMIVVTHEMGFAREVSNRIIHLDDGRIIEEGPPEEVFYRPKHPRTQEFLSKVINI, translated from the coding sequence GTGAGTGAGTGGGCGGTTGAGGTGCGAAACCTTAACAAGTACTTTGGCCGACACCATGTGCTGAAGGACATTACCTTCCGAGTTAGGTTTGGAGAGGTTGTATCCATCATCGGAGCTTCAGGGTCGGGAAAGAGCACACTGCTGCGATGTTTGAACGGTCTTGAGCCTGTTCAGAGTGGGGAGATTTTTATCGACGGAGTATGCATAACTCAAAACAGGGTCGACCTCAGCAAGATTCGTCAGTCCATAGGAATGATTTTTCAGAGTTTCAACCTTTTTCCTCACATGACGGCTCTTGAGAACATCACTCTTGCCCCGCAGAAGGTGAAAAAGATTCCCAGGGCAGAAGCCGAACGGATTGCCCTTGAGCTCCTCCGGAAAGTTGGTCTTGAGGAAAAAGCCTATGCCTATCCGGCGGAGCTTTCAGGAGGGCAGAAGCAACGGGTCGCCATAGCGCGATCGCTGGCCATGAACCCCAAGGTCATGATGTTTGATGAGCCTACATCGGCTCTGGATCCGGAAACAGTTAAAGATGTCCTCGATGTCATGAAGGAACTCGCCCGGGAAGGTATGACCATGATTGTTGTGACCCACGAGATGGGGTTTGCCCGGGAGGTGTCAAACCGCATCATTCATCTTGACGATGGGAGAATTATTGAGGAGGGGCCTCCTGAAGAGGTTTTCTACCGACCGAAACATCCTCGAACTCAGGAATTTCTGAGTAAGGTCATCAATATCTGA